In a genomic window of Quercus lobata isolate SW786 chromosome 4, ValleyOak3.0 Primary Assembly, whole genome shotgun sequence:
- the LOC115987751 gene encoding uncharacterized protein LOC115987751, with translation MALPCGNRRRWSRAIKMTLCVCFLIPMAAGIRNTNTSFGQKQKLDVQQQLKFLNKPALKSIKSPDGDIIDCIHINKQPAFDHPFLKNHTIQMRPSFHPEGLSFDESKDVSSKSESKITQLWHLNGRCPEGTIPIKRTKEEDLLRASSVATYGRKKHPQFNTKVTVKGDGREHALVYVEGGKYRGAKATINAWKPQVQQLDEFSSSQILILGDVSGVGINAIEAGWQVNYELYGDTNTRLYIFWTNTNANQATGCYNLLCSGFVQTNNRIGLGGTIVPLSDYAGSQYELKFLVWKDPKGGDWWLQVGDKYLLGYWPASLFSSLFDSASEIHWGGEVINSQQGGEHTSTQMGSGHFPDEGYSRASFFKNFQIVDSSNILRVPKNSSTLVEKPNCYNVINLGSLFYYGGPGRSTTTPNCL, from the exons ATGGCGCTACCTTGTGGTAACAGGAGGAGGTGGTCAAGGGCAATAAAGATGACCTTGTGTGTGTGCTTTCTCATACCAATGGCAGCTGGAATTAGAAACACTAATACCAGCTTTGGTCAGAAACAAAAACTCGATGTTCAACAGCAGTTGAAATTCCTCAACAAGCCTGCTCTTAAATCCATCAAG AGTCCGGATGGAGATATAATTGATTGCATACATATCAACAAACAGCCAGCTTTTGATcatccttttttaaaaaatcatacaatTCAG ATGAGACCAAGTTTTCACCCAGAAGGGCTTTCATTTGATGAGAGCAAGGACGTCTCTTCAAAGTCCGAGTCCAAAATTACTCAGCTATGGCACTTGAATGGAAGGTGCCCAGAAGGAACCATACCCATCAAAAGAACTAAAGAAGAAGATTTATTAAGGGCAAGCTCTGTAGCAACTTATGGAAGGAAAAAACACCCTCAGTTTAACACTAAAGTCACCGTTAAAGGTGATGGCCGTGAG CATGCATTAGTTTATGTGGAAGGAGGTAAGTATCGTGGAGCTAAGGCAACCATAAACGCATGGAAACCCCAAGTCCAGCAACTTGACGAGTTCAGCTCGTCTCAAATCTTGATCCTAGGTGATGTTTCTGGTGTAGGTATTAATGCCATTGAAGCTGGCTGGCAG GTCAACTATGAACTATATGGAGATACCAACACTAGACTCTACATTTTTTGGACTAAT actaatgcaaatcaagcCACCGGTTGCTACAATCTGTTGTGCTCTGGCTTTGTTCAAACCAACAACCGAATTGGGCTGGGTGGAACCATTGTGCCTCTTTCCGACTATGCTGGTTCCCAATATGAACTCAAGTTCCTTGTCTGGAAG GACCCAAAAGGAGGAGATTGGTGGCTGCAAGTTGGGGATAAATATCTATTGGGATATTGGCCAGCCTCCCTATTCTCGTCCCTGTTTGACAGCGCTTCGGAAATCCATTGGGGAGGAGAGGTGATAAACTCGCAGCAAGGTGGTGAGCACACCTCAACACAAATGGGAAGTGGTCATTTCCCTGATGAAGGGTACAGCAGGGctagttttttcaaaaatttccaaattgtTGATAGTTCAAACATTCTCAGGGTTCCCAAAAATAGTTCCACTTTGGTTGAGAAACCCAATTGCTATAATGTCATAAATTTGGGAAGTCTCTTTTATTATGGTGGACCCGGTAGATCTACCACGACCCCCAATTGTCTATGA